The following are encoded together in the Halopseudomonas salegens genome:
- the sucC gene encoding ADP-forming succinate--CoA ligase subunit beta, with protein sequence MNLHEYQGKQLFAEYGLPVSKGFAVDTPEAAVEACDKIGGDMWVVKAQVHAGGRGKAGGVKLIKNKDDAKAFAEQWLGQRLVTYQTDANGQPVTKILVESCTDIAQELYLGAVVDRSTRRIVFMASTEGGVEIEKVAEETPEKILKATVDPLVGPMPYQGRELAFQLGLTGNQIKQFTNIFVGLGKLFADYDLALLEINPLVIKEDGDLHCLDAKINIDGNAMYRQPKLRAMHDPSQDDPREAHAAQFELNYVALEGNIGCMVNGAGLAMGTMDIVNLHGGSPANFLDVGGGATKERVTEAFKIILSDSNVKAVLVNIFGGIVRCDMIAEGIIGAVKEVGVKVPVVVRLEGNNADVGAQVLADSGLNIIAATSLTDAAQQVVKAAEGK encoded by the coding sequence ATGAATCTTCACGAATATCAGGGGAAACAACTCTTCGCCGAGTATGGCCTTCCCGTCTCCAAGGGCTTCGCTGTCGATACGCCCGAAGCAGCAGTAGAAGCGTGCGACAAGATTGGCGGTGACATGTGGGTAGTCAAAGCCCAGGTGCACGCTGGTGGCCGCGGTAAAGCCGGTGGCGTCAAGCTGATCAAGAACAAGGACGATGCCAAGGCATTCGCCGAACAGTGGCTGGGCCAGCGTCTGGTGACCTACCAGACTGACGCCAATGGTCAACCAGTGACCAAGATTCTGGTTGAGTCCTGCACTGACATTGCCCAGGAGCTCTACCTGGGTGCGGTGGTTGATCGTTCGACTCGCCGTATCGTTTTCATGGCCTCTACCGAAGGTGGCGTGGAAATCGAGAAGGTTGCCGAAGAAACCCCGGAAAAGATTCTCAAGGCTACGGTTGATCCGCTGGTGGGCCCGATGCCCTACCAGGGTCGTGAGCTGGCGTTCCAGCTGGGCCTGACCGGTAACCAGATCAAGCAGTTCACCAACATCTTCGTTGGTCTCGGCAAGCTGTTTGCCGACTATGATCTGGCCCTGCTGGAAATCAACCCGCTGGTGATCAAGGAAGACGGCGACCTGCATTGCCTGGATGCCAAGATCAATATCGACGGCAACGCCATGTACCGCCAGCCCAAGCTGCGCGCCATGCACGACCCGTCGCAGGACGATCCGCGTGAAGCCCACGCAGCCCAGTTCGAACTGAACTACGTGGCGCTGGAAGGCAACATTGGCTGCATGGTCAATGGTGCCGGTCTGGCCATGGGTACCATGGATATCGTCAACCTGCACGGCGGCAGCCCGGCCAACTTCCTTGACGTTGGCGGCGGTGCAACCAAGGAACGCGTCACCGAAGCGTTCAAGATCATCCTGTCTGACAGCAATGTCAAAGCCGTGCTGGTCAACATTTTCGGCGGCATCGTGCGCTGTGACATGATTGCCGAAGGCATCATTGGTGCAGTCAAGGAAGTCGGCGTAAAAGTGCCGGTCGTGGTTCGCCTCGAAGGCAACAACGCCGATGTTGGCGCCCAGGTTCTGGCCGATAGTGGCCTCAACATCATTGCTGCAACCAGTCTGACCGACGCTGCCCAGCAAGTCGTCAAGGCCGCGGAGGGTAAATAA
- the lpdA gene encoding dihydrolipoyl dehydrogenase — translation MSKKFDLIVIGAGPGGYVGAIRAAQLGMSVACVEKYTDKDDKLALGGTCLNVGCIPSKALLDSSWKFHEAQEGFKIHGIEAKGVSIDVKAMIERKDKIVKQLTGGVAALFKASGVTSIEGHGKLLAGKKVEVTGPDGETEVYEAENVMLASGSRPIEIPPTPLTDDIIVDSTGALDFTSVPKKLGVIGAGVIGLELGSVWRRLGSEVVVFEAQEQFLGLADEQIAKEAHKTFTKQGLQIRLGARVTGSEIKRKQVTVFFTDAEGEQQLTFDKLIVAVGRRPYTENLLAADCGVDKDERDIIFVDDYCATSVPGVYAVGDMVRGAMLAHKASEEGVMVAERIAGQKTAMNYDLVPSVIYTHPEIAWVGKNEQQLKSEGVEYKVGVFPFAASGRAMAANDTGGMVKMLADAKTDRVLGVHVIGPAAAELVQQGAIGMEFGTSAEDLGMMVYSHPTMSEALKEAALAVNGHAIHVANRKKR, via the coding sequence ATGAGCAAAAAATTTGATTTGATCGTGATTGGTGCGGGCCCCGGTGGTTACGTCGGTGCCATTCGTGCTGCCCAGCTGGGGATGAGCGTCGCCTGTGTGGAAAAGTATACCGACAAGGATGACAAGCTGGCTTTGGGCGGGACCTGCCTCAACGTCGGTTGCATTCCGTCCAAGGCACTGCTGGATTCCTCATGGAAATTCCATGAAGCCCAGGAAGGTTTCAAGATTCACGGTATCGAAGCCAAAGGTGTCAGCATCGACGTCAAGGCAATGATCGAGCGCAAGGACAAGATCGTCAAGCAGCTGACAGGCGGTGTTGCTGCCCTGTTCAAGGCCAGCGGCGTGACCAGTATCGAAGGCCATGGCAAACTCCTGGCCGGCAAGAAAGTCGAAGTGACCGGGCCGGATGGTGAAACCGAGGTCTATGAAGCGGAAAATGTCATGCTGGCCTCCGGTTCACGTCCGATCGAGATTCCTCCGACGCCGTTGACCGATGACATCATCGTCGATTCCACTGGCGCACTGGATTTCACCAGCGTACCGAAGAAGCTCGGCGTGATTGGCGCCGGCGTGATTGGACTCGAGCTGGGATCAGTATGGCGTCGTCTGGGGTCGGAAGTGGTTGTGTTCGAGGCCCAGGAGCAGTTTCTGGGTCTGGCTGACGAGCAGATTGCCAAAGAAGCGCACAAGACCTTCACCAAGCAGGGCCTGCAGATTCGTCTGGGCGCTCGAGTGACCGGCAGCGAGATCAAGCGCAAACAGGTTACCGTGTTCTTTACCGATGCCGAAGGCGAACAGCAGCTGACTTTCGACAAGCTGATTGTTGCCGTTGGCCGCCGCCCCTATACCGAAAACCTGTTGGCTGCCGATTGCGGTGTCGACAAGGATGAACGCGATATCATCTTCGTGGATGACTATTGCGCGACCAGCGTACCCGGCGTGTATGCAGTGGGTGATATGGTGCGTGGCGCCATGCTGGCCCACAAGGCATCGGAAGAAGGCGTCATGGTTGCCGAGCGCATTGCCGGGCAGAAGACCGCAATGAACTACGACCTGGTGCCCTCGGTCATCTACACCCACCCGGAAATTGCCTGGGTGGGCAAAAACGAACAACAACTGAAGTCGGAAGGCGTCGAATACAAGGTTGGGGTTTTCCCCTTCGCCGCCAGCGGACGAGCCATGGCTGCCAATGATACTGGCGGTATGGTCAAGATGCTGGCTGACGCCAAAACCGACCGCGTCCTGGGTGTGCATGTCATTGGTCCGGCTGCCGCCGAACTGGTGCAGCAGGGTGCCATTGGCATGGAATTCGGCACCAGTGCCGAGGATCTGGGCATGATGGTTTACTCACACCCGACCATGTCGGAGGCGCTGAAAGAAGCGGCCCTGGCAGTCAATGGTCACGCCATCCATGTAGCCAACCGCAAGAAGCGTTAA
- the odhB gene encoding 2-oxoglutarate dehydrogenase complex dihydrolipoyllysine-residue succinyltransferase — protein MAIELKAPTFPESIADGTVATWHKQPGDAVKRDELVVDIETDKVVMEVLAEADGVMGEIIKNEGDTVLSGEVLGTLKDGEKAASGGSDKPVKEKEEAAPAGNDKQADAGDSDEEPLLSPAARKLAEENSIAPGSIKGTGKDGRVTKEDVVNAIEAKKNAPKAEEKPAAKPAQSEAVQVGEGDRQEKRVPMTRLRARVAERLVDAQSSMAMLTTYNEVNMKPIMELRSKYKDMFEKKHNGVRLGFMSFFVKAVTEALKRFPGVNASIDGNDIVYHGYMDVGVAVSSDRGLVVPVLRNAEFMSLAQIEGGVADYGRKARDGKLSIEEMTGGTFTISNGGVFGSLLSSPIVNPPQTAILGMHKIQERPMAVNGEVVILPMMYLALSYDHRLIDGKEAVSFLVVIKDLLEDPARLLLEV, from the coding sequence ATGGCTATTGAACTCAAAGCCCCGACATTCCCCGAGTCCATCGCTGACGGTACCGTGGCAACCTGGCACAAACAGCCCGGCGACGCAGTCAAGCGCGACGAACTCGTTGTAGACATCGAAACCGACAAGGTGGTGATGGAAGTTCTGGCGGAAGCCGATGGTGTGATGGGCGAGATCATCAAGAATGAAGGTGATACCGTTCTCAGCGGCGAAGTGCTGGGCACTCTCAAGGATGGCGAAAAAGCCGCTTCGGGTGGCAGTGACAAGCCGGTGAAGGAAAAGGAAGAGGCTGCCCCGGCCGGCAATGACAAACAGGCCGACGCTGGCGATAGTGACGAAGAACCTCTGCTGTCACCTGCGGCGCGCAAACTGGCGGAAGAAAACAGCATTGCCCCTGGCAGCATCAAGGGCACCGGTAAAGATGGTCGCGTCACCAAGGAAGATGTGGTCAACGCCATCGAGGCGAAGAAAAACGCACCCAAGGCTGAAGAAAAGCCTGCGGCCAAGCCGGCTCAATCAGAAGCTGTGCAGGTGGGCGAGGGTGATCGTCAGGAAAAACGCGTGCCCATGACGCGCTTGCGTGCCCGGGTTGCCGAGCGCCTGGTGGACGCCCAATCGTCGATGGCGATGTTGACCACTTACAACGAAGTCAACATGAAGCCGATCATGGAGCTGCGCAGCAAGTACAAGGACATGTTCGAGAAGAAGCACAACGGTGTGCGTCTTGGCTTCATGTCCTTCTTCGTCAAGGCGGTCACCGAGGCGCTCAAGCGCTTCCCCGGCGTGAATGCCTCGATTGATGGCAATGACATTGTGTATCACGGTTATATGGATGTTGGCGTGGCTGTATCCAGCGACCGTGGCCTGGTGGTGCCGGTGTTGCGCAACGCTGAATTCATGAGCCTGGCCCAGATCGAGGGCGGGGTGGCCGACTACGGCCGCAAAGCGCGTGATGGCAAGCTGTCGATCGAGGAAATGACCGGTGGCACCTTCACCATTTCCAACGGTGGCGTGTTTGGCTCGCTGCTGTCTTCACCCATCGTCAATCCGCCGCAAACGGCCATTCTGGGCATGCACAAGATCCAGGAACGGCCGATGGCAGTCAATGGCGAAGTGGTTATCCTGCCGATGATGTATCTGGCCCTGTCCTACGATCACCGTTTGATCGACGGCAAGGAAGCAGTGAGCTTCCTGGTGGTCATCAAGGACCTGCTGGAAGATCCCGCACGTCTGCTGCTCGAAGTCTGA
- a CDS encoding 2-oxoglutarate dehydrogenase E1 component: MSDSDMQQLWSTSHLSGGNASYVEELYELYLQDPNSVADEWRSYFQKLPQVNGHAATDVSHSAVRHQFQLLTQNNRRPVAATSSSSAGAVSVDHEKKQVDVLRLIQAYRMRGHQAARLDPLELWQREEIVDLQMSDYGLTDADLNTVFRTGELQDGKDEATLADVMETLKSTYSATFGAEYMHIVDSNQRRWFQQRLESVRGKPTFSVDARRHLLERLTAAEGLEKYLGTKYPGTKRFGVEGGESLIPMLDEIIQRTGSYGTNEVVIGMAHRGRLNVLVNILGKNPRELFDEFEGKKKVDLGSGDVKYHQGFSSNVMTSGGEVHLAMAFNPSHLEIVSPVVVGSVRARQDRRKDSDGNKVVPISIHGDAAFAGQGVVMETFQMSQTRAYKTGGTIHVIVNNQVGFTTSRQDDARSTEYCTDVAKMIQAPIFHVNGDDPEAVLFVTQLAVDYRMQFKRDVVIDLVCYRRRGHNEADEPSGTQPHMYAKIAKHPTTREIYAERLIAEQALTEEGVQEMFEDYRTALDNGDHVVKSLVKEPDVSSFVDWAPYLGHKWTARHDTRFDLKTLQELAGRLNTLPDGLVLQRQVSKIVEDRRKMAAGALAINWGFAETMAYATLLHEGHPVRISGQDVGRGTFSHRHAVLHNQKGDLGDAYVPLANLDANQPRFDIYDSLLSEEAVVAFEYGYATTTPNVLVIWEAQFGDFANGAQVVIDQFITSGEHKWGRLCGLTLLLPHGYEGQGPEHSSARLERFLQLSAEHNIQVCVPSTPAQVYHMLRRQVIRPLRKPLIALTPKSLLRHKLAISSLEDLADGSFQPVMPEYDEQDVKKVDRVVMCSGKVYYDLLEKRRNEELNNVAIIRIEQLYPFPEEDLAEVLAPYKNLKKVVWCQEEPMNQGAWYCSQHHMRRVLADHKVKELYLDYAGREASAAPACGHPSMHAEQQEKLLEDALKA; encoded by the coding sequence ATGTCAGACAGCGATATGCAGCAGCTGTGGAGTACTTCCCATCTATCCGGCGGGAATGCCTCCTATGTTGAAGAGCTTTACGAGCTCTACCTGCAAGATCCGAACAGTGTTGCCGATGAGTGGCGCAGCTATTTCCAGAAGCTGCCCCAGGTCAATGGCCATGCTGCCACGGACGTTTCCCACTCCGCCGTACGCCATCAATTCCAGCTTCTTACCCAGAACAACCGCCGCCCGGTAGCTGCCACCAGCAGCTCGTCCGCAGGCGCGGTCAGTGTCGACCACGAGAAGAAGCAAGTGGATGTCCTGCGTCTGATCCAGGCCTATCGAATGCGTGGCCACCAGGCAGCGCGTCTGGATCCGCTCGAGCTCTGGCAGCGGGAAGAAATCGTTGATCTGCAAATGTCCGACTATGGACTCACCGATGCCGACCTGAATACCGTGTTCCGCACCGGTGAACTGCAGGACGGCAAGGACGAAGCCACCCTCGCTGATGTCATGGAAACCCTGAAGTCGACCTACAGCGCGACCTTCGGTGCCGAGTACATGCACATCGTCGATTCCAATCAACGTCGCTGGTTTCAGCAGCGACTGGAAAGCGTGCGTGGCAAACCGACCTTTTCCGTGGATGCGCGTCGCCACCTGCTTGAGCGCCTGACCGCGGCAGAGGGACTGGAAAAGTATCTGGGCACCAAGTACCCGGGCACCAAGCGTTTTGGTGTCGAAGGCGGTGAAAGTCTGATTCCGATGCTGGACGAGATCATTCAGCGCACCGGTTCCTACGGTACCAACGAGGTTGTTATCGGCATGGCTCACCGGGGTCGCCTGAATGTGCTGGTCAACATTCTCGGCAAGAATCCGCGTGAGCTGTTTGACGAGTTTGAAGGCAAGAAGAAGGTTGATCTGGGCTCCGGTGACGTCAAATACCACCAGGGTTTCTCATCCAACGTAATGACCTCCGGTGGTGAAGTCCATCTGGCCATGGCGTTCAACCCTTCGCATCTGGAGATCGTGTCTCCGGTGGTTGTAGGCTCGGTACGCGCCCGTCAGGACCGCCGCAAGGATAGCGATGGCAACAAGGTTGTGCCGATCAGCATCCATGGTGATGCGGCCTTTGCCGGCCAGGGCGTGGTCATGGAAACTTTCCAGATGTCCCAGACCCGGGCTTACAAGACCGGTGGCACCATCCATGTCATCGTCAATAACCAGGTCGGTTTCACCACCAGTCGTCAGGATGATGCGCGCTCCACCGAGTACTGCACCGACGTCGCCAAGATGATTCAGGCACCGATTTTTCACGTCAACGGTGATGACCCTGAAGCGGTGCTGTTCGTGACCCAGCTGGCGGTTGATTACCGCATGCAGTTCAAGCGCGACGTGGTGATCGATCTGGTTTGCTACCGCCGTCGTGGACACAATGAAGCTGATGAGCCCTCGGGTACCCAGCCGCACATGTACGCCAAGATCGCCAAGCATCCAACCACGCGTGAAATCTATGCCGAGCGCCTGATTGCTGAACAGGCCCTGACTGAAGAGGGCGTTCAGGAAATGTTCGAAGACTATCGAACAGCCCTGGATAACGGCGATCACGTGGTCAAAAGTCTGGTCAAGGAGCCGGATGTCAGCTCCTTTGTCGATTGGGCACCCTATCTGGGCCACAAGTGGACCGCGCGCCACGATACCCGGTTTGACCTGAAGACCCTGCAGGAATTGGCAGGTCGGCTTAATACCCTGCCCGATGGCCTGGTGTTGCAGCGTCAGGTGAGCAAGATTGTCGAGGATCGGCGCAAAATGGCGGCGGGAGCTCTGGCAATCAACTGGGGTTTTGCCGAAACCATGGCGTATGCCACTCTGCTGCATGAAGGTCATCCCGTGCGGATCAGTGGCCAGGATGTGGGCCGCGGTACTTTCTCGCACCGCCATGCCGTATTGCATAACCAGAAGGGCGATCTGGGCGATGCCTATGTCCCGCTGGCCAACCTGGATGCCAATCAGCCGCGCTTCGATATCTATGATTCGCTGCTGTCGGAAGAGGCGGTGGTCGCTTTTGAGTATGGCTACGCCACCACGACACCCAATGTGCTGGTGATCTGGGAAGCCCAGTTTGGTGATTTTGCCAACGGAGCACAGGTGGTCATCGACCAGTTCATCACCAGTGGCGAGCACAAGTGGGGCCGTCTGTGCGGTTTGACCCTGCTGTTGCCGCATGGTTATGAAGGCCAGGGCCCGGAGCATTCCTCAGCACGACTGGAACGCTTCCTGCAGTTGAGTGCAGAACACAATATTCAGGTCTGTGTACCCTCGACGCCGGCACAGGTCTATCACATGTTGCGTCGTCAGGTCATTCGCCCGCTGCGCAAGCCGCTGATTGCCCTCACGCCGAAATCATTGCTTCGTCACAAGCTGGCGATTTCCAGCCTCGAAGATCTGGCCGATGGCTCCTTCCAGCCCGTCATGCCGGAATATGACGAGCAGGATGTGAAAAAAGTTGATCGCGTCGTAATGTGCAGTGGCAAGGTGTATTACGATTTGCTGGAGAAGCGGCGCAATGAAGAGCTGAACAATGTTGCGATCATTCGCATTGAGCAGCTCTATCCATTCCCGGAAGAGGACCTGGCCGAGGTTCTGGCGCCTTACAAGAACCTGAAGAAGGTCGTCTGGTGTCAGGAAGAGCCGATGAACCAGGGTGCCTGGTATTGCAGCCAGCATCACATGCGTCGGGTACTCGCCGATCACAAGGTAAAAGAATTGTATCTGGACTACGCTGGACGGGAAGCCTCGGCTGCACCGGCCTGTGGCCATCCATCGATGCATGCGGAACAGCAAGAAAAACTGCTCGAAGACGCGCTGAAAGCGTAA
- a CDS encoding succinate dehydrogenase iron-sulfur subunit, which produces MLQVSVYRYNPESDSAPYMQDFQVDTGGKDLMVLDVLALVKEQDVGMSYRRSCREGVCGSDGMNINGKNGLACITPLSDVVKNNKLVLRPLPGLPVIRDLVVDMSIFYKQYEKVQPYLQNDTPAPAIERLQSPEERDKLDGLYECILCACCSTSCPSFWWNPDKFIGPAGLLQAYRFLADSRDTKTDERLAALDDPFSVFRCRGIMNCVNVCPKGLNPTRAIGHIRNMLLQSGT; this is translated from the coding sequence ATGTTGCAAGTCAGTGTTTATCGTTATAACCCGGAGAGTGACAGCGCTCCGTATATGCAGGATTTTCAGGTCGATACCGGTGGCAAGGACCTGATGGTGCTTGACGTACTGGCCCTGGTCAAAGAGCAGGATGTCGGCATGTCCTATCGTCGCTCCTGCCGTGAGGGTGTGTGCGGCTCCGATGGCATGAATATCAATGGCAAGAACGGACTGGCATGCATCACGCCCTTGTCCGACGTAGTGAAGAACAACAAGCTGGTGTTGCGTCCATTGCCAGGTTTGCCGGTAATTCGTGACCTGGTCGTCGATATGAGCATCTTCTACAAGCAATACGAGAAGGTTCAGCCGTATTTGCAGAACGACACGCCGGCGCCGGCTATCGAGCGCCTGCAGTCGCCGGAAGAGCGTGACAAGCTGGATGGTCTGTACGAGTGTATTCTCTGTGCCTGCTGTTCCACGTCATGTCCTTCGTTCTGGTGGAACCCGGACAAGTTCATTGGTCCAGCTGGTTTGTTGCAGGCTTACCGCTTCCTGGCGGATAGTCGTGACACCAAAACCGATGAGCGTCTGGCTGCACTGGATGATCCGTTCAGCGTATTCCGCTGCCGCGGCATCATGAATTGCGTCAATGTGTGCCCCAAGGGTCTTAACCCGACCCGGGCGATCGGCCACATTCGCAACATGTTGCTGCAAAGCGGTACCTGA
- the sdhA gene encoding succinate dehydrogenase flavoprotein subunit, translating to MANMRTLTFDAIIIGGGGAGMRAALQLAQGGHKTAVVTKVFPTRSHTVSAQGGITCAIASADPNDDWRWHMYDTVKGSDYIGDQDAIEYMCSVGPEAVFELEHMGLPFSRTEQGRIYQRPFGGQSKGPDDPTQAARTCAAADRTGHALLHTLYQNNVKHNTTFLNEWYAVDLVKNQDGAVVGTIAICIETGETVYIRSKATVLATGGAGRIYASTTNALINTGDGMGMALRAGVPAQDMEMWQFHPTGIAGAGTLVTEGCRGEGGYLINKDGERFMERYAPNAKDLAGRDVVARSMVKEILAGNGCGPDGDHVMLKLDHLGEEVLHSRLPGICELSKTFAHVDPVTAPIPVVPTCHYMMGGVPTNIHGQAITQDASGNDKIIEGLFAVGEVACVSVHGANRLGGNSLLDLVVFGRAAGLHLESALKDGIEYRTASESDIETSLARLSGLNGRTDGEDVAPLRKELQSCMQNYFGVFRTGEFMEKGIKQLADLRERIEKVKINDKSQAFNTARIEALELQNLLEVAEATAIAANLRTESRGAHAREDYEDRDDENWLCHSLFMPESKELKKRAVNFTPKTVPTFEPKVRTY from the coding sequence ATGGCTAATATGCGTACTTTGACTTTTGACGCCATCATTATCGGTGGTGGTGGGGCCGGCATGCGTGCCGCGTTGCAATTGGCTCAGGGTGGTCACAAGACTGCTGTGGTCACCAAGGTGTTTCCGACCCGTTCGCACACAGTGTCGGCCCAGGGCGGCATCACTTGCGCCATTGCCTCTGCTGATCCGAATGATGATTGGCGCTGGCACATGTATGACACCGTCAAGGGCTCCGACTATATCGGCGACCAGGATGCCATTGAGTATATGTGCTCGGTGGGCCCGGAAGCCGTATTCGAACTCGAACACATGGGGCTGCCGTTTTCGCGTACCGAGCAGGGTCGCATTTATCAGCGTCCGTTCGGTGGCCAGTCCAAAGGTCCGGATGACCCGACTCAGGCCGCGCGTACCTGCGCTGCCGCTGACCGTACCGGTCATGCGCTGCTGCATACGCTGTATCAGAACAACGTCAAGCACAACACCACCTTCCTCAATGAGTGGTACGCGGTCGACCTGGTGAAGAACCAGGATGGTGCCGTGGTGGGTACAATCGCCATCTGTATTGAAACCGGTGAAACCGTTTATATCCGTTCCAAGGCCACGGTACTGGCCACCGGCGGTGCCGGGCGTATCTACGCCTCCACTACCAATGCGTTGATCAACACCGGCGACGGTATGGGCATGGCCCTGCGTGCTGGCGTGCCGGCGCAGGATATGGAAATGTGGCAATTCCACCCGACCGGTATTGCCGGTGCCGGTACCCTGGTAACCGAAGGTTGCCGTGGTGAAGGTGGTTACCTGATCAACAAGGACGGCGAGCGTTTCATGGAGCGCTACGCGCCCAATGCCAAAGATCTGGCTGGTCGTGACGTTGTTGCGCGCTCCATGGTCAAGGAAATTCTCGCCGGCAACGGCTGTGGTCCGGATGGTGATCACGTCATGCTCAAGCTGGATCACCTCGGTGAGGAAGTGCTGCACAGTCGCTTGCCGGGTATCTGTGAGCTGTCCAAGACCTTTGCCCACGTCGATCCGGTCACGGCACCGATTCCTGTGGTTCCGACCTGTCACTACATGATGGGCGGTGTCCCGACCAATATCCATGGTCAGGCGATTACCCAGGATGCCAGTGGCAATGACAAAATCATTGAAGGTCTGTTTGCCGTCGGTGAGGTGGCCTGCGTATCCGTGCATGGCGCCAACCGCCTGGGTGGCAACTCGCTGCTGGATCTGGTGGTGTTCGGTCGTGCGGCCGGCTTGCATCTGGAAAGCGCACTGAAGGACGGTATCGAATACCGTACCGCGTCCGAGTCCGATATCGAGACGTCGCTGGCCCGGCTGTCCGGCCTTAACGGGCGTACCGACGGTGAAGATGTGGCTCCGCTGCGTAAAGAGCTGCAGAGCTGCATGCAGAACTACTTCGGTGTATTCCGTACCGGCGAGTTCATGGAAAAAGGCATCAAGCAACTGGCTGACCTGCGCGAGCGTATCGAGAAGGTCAAAATCAACGACAAGAGCCAGGCGTTCAATACTGCGCGTATCGAGGCACTGGAGCTGCAGAATCTGCTCGAAGTGGCTGAAGCAACCGCAATCGCGGCCAACCTGCGTACCGAAAGTCGTGGCGCCCACGCGCGCGAAGACTATGAGGACCGGGATGATGAGAACTGGCTGTGCCACAGTCTGTTCATGCCCGAGAGCAAAGAGCTGAAGAAGCGGGCCGTCAACTTCACGCCGAAAACAGTGCCAACCTTTGAACCTAAAGTACGTACCTACTAA
- the sdhD gene encoding succinate dehydrogenase, hydrophobic membrane anchor protein gives MVTNVTNLSRSGLYDWMAQRVSAVVLAAYVLFLLGFLIFNPGLTYAEWQALFSQNWMRIFSLLTLVALSVHAWVGMWTISTDYLTPMGIGKSATIIRFLFQALCGLAMFVFFVWGVQILWGI, from the coding sequence ATGGTAACCAACGTCACCAATCTGTCGCGCAGCGGTCTTTACGACTGGATGGCGCAGCGTGTTTCCGCGGTTGTCCTGGCAGCCTATGTGTTGTTCCTGCTTGGTTTTCTGATTTTCAATCCGGGTCTGACCTATGCTGAATGGCAAGCACTGTTCAGCCAGAACTGGATGCGCATCTTCAGCTTGCTCACACTGGTGGCCCTCAGCGTTCATGCCTGGGTCGGAATGTGGACTATTTCCACCGACTACCTGACTCCCATGGGCATCGGCAAATCCGCGACCATCATTCGCTTCCTGTTCCAGGCGTTGTGTGGTCTTGCCATGTTCGTGTTCTTCGTCTGGGGCGTGCAGATTCTTTGGGGTATCTAA
- the sdhC gene encoding succinate dehydrogenase, cytochrome b556 subunit: protein MNIAVNSKRPVNLDLRTIKLPVTAYTSIAHRISGVILFLFIAGLLWMLDTSLSSEAGFEQVQDFLQNPLAKLVVWGVLSALLYHLIAGIRHLVMDAGIGEELESGKLGAKIVIVLSAICIVLLGVWVW, encoded by the coding sequence GTGAATATAGCCGTGAATAGCAAAAGACCTGTCAACCTAGATCTCAGGACAATCAAGCTTCCTGTAACCGCTTATACGTCAATTGCTCACCGTATTTCGGGCGTCATCCTGTTCCTCTTCATTGCTGGTTTGCTTTGGATGCTGGATACATCGTTGAGTTCCGAAGCTGGTTTCGAGCAAGTTCAAGACTTCCTGCAGAATCCCCTGGCCAAGCTGGTCGTCTGGGGTGTGCTGTCGGCGCTGCTTTATCACCTGATTGCAGGTATTCGTCACCTGGTGATGGATGCGGGCATCGGTGAAGAGCTGGAAAGCGGCAAACTGGGCGCGAAGATCGTGATCGTGCTTTCCGCCATCTGCATTGTTCTCCTGGGGGTCTGGGTATGGTAA